A genomic stretch from Helianthus annuus cultivar XRQ/B chromosome 1, HanXRQr2.0-SUNRISE, whole genome shotgun sequence includes:
- the LOC110865325 gene encoding auxin-induced protein 22D, with protein MDHKKTTLDLFNNVDLATELTLGLPGTDNQPEIIKSSLSGNKRTSSEMGSSTCTDENESRFSPPTKEQVVGWPPVRSYRKNILQVKKTESEMGSGMYVKVSMDGAPYLRKLDLKMYQSYEELMKGLQVMFKCIIGLYFEREGYNGSQHVPTYEDKDGDWMLVGDVPWEMFISSCKRLRIMKSCEARGLGDC; from the exons ATGGACCACAAGAAAACCACCTTGGATCTTTTTAACAATGTTGATCTTGCAACCGAGCTAACGTTAGGGTTGCCCGGAACCGATAACCAGCCGGAGATCATAAAGAGTAGTCTTTCCGGTAACAAGAGAACCTCATCGGAGATGGGGTCAAGCACTTGCACAGATGAAAATGAATCAAGATTTTCACCACCCACCAA GGAACAAGTTGTGGGGTGGCCGCCGGTGAGATCATACCGTAAAAACATACTTCAGGTGAAGAAAACCGAATCGGAGATGGGTTCGGGGATGTATGTGAAAGTGAGCATGGATGGAGCTCCATATTTGAGGAAACTAGACCTTAAAATGTACCAAAGCTATGAGGAGCTCATGAAGGGTTTGCAAGTGATGTTTAAGTGCATTATAGGGTTGTACTTTGAGAGAGAAGGGTACAATGGATCACAACATGTTCCAACTTATGAAGATAAAGATGGAGATTGGATGCTTGTTGGTGATGTACCATGGGAGATGTTCATAAGTTCTTGCAAAAGACTTAGAATTATGAAGAGTTGTGAAGCTAGAGGGTTGGGTGATTGTTAA
- the LOC110865293 gene encoding ATP-dependent kinase-like protein notR' isoform X3, with protein sequence MVQLKKVGVSQCYQSSVFMFSNKSRSQRSLNQSVFLKHKKYPVQVLCSQKKDIPILEARSMDEIYDILAERLVPTAASGTNTSLTHIVGLAGPPGAGKTTVALEVAKRVNKLWPQKASGFDSQVEPPEIAVVLPMDGFHLYRHQLDSMEDPKEAYARRGAPWTFSPELFLKCLKTLREQGSVYAPSFDHAVGDPIEDDIFINIQHKVVIVEGNYLFLDEGSWKEISSMLDEKWFVDVDLDVAMERVLKRHVETGVGRTPEIAKQRIEYNDRPNAELVLKSKKNADLIIKSVSL encoded by the exons ATGGTGCAGCTCAAGAAAGTTGGTGTCTCTCAATGTTATCAAAGCTCTGTATTTATGTTTTCTAATAAAAGCAGATCTCAGCGGTCACTTAATCAAAGTGTATTCTTGAAGCATAAGAAATACCCTGTTCAG GTGTTATGCAGCCAAAAGAAAGACATTCCTATATTAGAGGCTCG GTCTATGGACGAAATTTACGATATTTTGGCTGAGCGTCTGGTGCCAACTGCAGCTTCAGGAACAAATACGAGTTTAAC GCATATTGTGGGCTTAGCGGGCCCTCCAGGAGCCGGAAAGACCACCGTTGCTCTAGAGGTTGCTAAGCGTGTAAACAAATTATGGCCTCAAAAAGCATCCGGATTCGATTCTCAAGTTGAACCCCCAGAAATCGCAGTAGTTCTTCCGATGGACGGTTTCCATCTCTACCGTCACCAGCTTGATTCAATGGAG GATCCGAAGGAAGCCTATGCAAGAAGGGGAG CTCCATGGACGTTCAGTCCTGAATTATTCTTGAAATGCTTGAAGACTCTGAGGGAGCAG GGGTcggtatatgccccatcttttgACCATGCTGTAGGAGACCCGATTGAAGATGATATATTTATAAACATCCA GCACAAAGTGGTTATAGTGGAAGGAAATTATTTATTTCTGGATGAAGGTAGTTGGAAAGAAATATCATCAATGCTAGACGAAAAATG GTTTGTTGATGTTGACCTTGACGTAGCAATGGAACGGGTTTTGAAGAGACATGTAGAAACTG GTGTGGGTAGAACTCCAGAAATCGCCAAACAGCGG ATTGAGTACAATGACAGACCAAATGCAGAACTTGttttgaagtccaagaaaaatgcaGATTTGATAATCAAATCCGTTTCTCTTTGA
- the LOC110865288 gene encoding photosystem II reaction center W protein, chloroplastic: MASISASISTSSPSFSLLQKPTTTAHGSPVLGLPSMSKMGKVRCSMEGKPAVTSDDNVSKLRMGASSLMAAAVAATMSSPAAMALVDERMSTEGTGLPFGLSNNLLGWILFGVFGLIWTLYFVYVGGLDEDEESGLSL, from the exons atggcaTCAATCTCAGCTTCCATTTCCACCTCATCACCATCCTTCTCTTTGCTCCAAAAGCCCACCACCACTGCCCATGGTTCCCCGGTTCTTG GGTTGCCATCAATGAGCAAGATGGGGAAAGTGAGATGCTCAATGGAAGGTAAGCCCGCGGTCACATCTGACGACAATGTATCGAAGTTGAGGATGGGTGCATCGTCATTGATGGCTGCCGCGGTGGCTGCAACCATGTCGAGCCCAGCGGCCATGGCTTTAGTGGATGAGCGAATGAGCACCGAAGGGACCGGGCTGCCGTTTGGGCTAAGCAACAACCTTCTTGGGTGGATCCtttttggtgtgtttggtttgaTTTGGACACTTTACTTTGTCTACGTTGGTGGCCTTGATGAGGATGAGGAGTCAGGTTTATCgctttaa
- the LOC110865293 gene encoding putative uridine kinase C227.14 isoform X1: MEISSFYTASTRCSLPSSSDMVQLKKVGVSQCYQSSVFMFSNKSRSQRSLNQSVFLKHKKYPVQVLCSQKKDIPILEARSMDEIYDILAERLVPTAASGTNTSLTHIVGLAGPPGAGKTTVALEVAKRVNKLWPQKASGFDSQVEPPEIAVVLPMDGFHLYRHQLDSMEDPKEAYARRGAPWTFSPELFLKCLKTLREQGSVYAPSFDHAVGDPIEDDIFINIQHKVVIVEGNYLFLDEGSWKEISSMLDEKWFVDVDLDVAMERVLKRHVETGVGRTPEIAKQRIEYNDRPNAELVLKSKKNADLIIKSVSL, encoded by the exons ATGGAGATTTCGTCGTTCTACACCGCCTCAACCCGATGCTCGCTTCCTTCTTCAtcag ATATGGTGCAGCTCAAGAAAGTTGGTGTCTCTCAATGTTATCAAAGCTCTGTATTTATGTTTTCTAATAAAAGCAGATCTCAGCGGTCACTTAATCAAAGTGTATTCTTGAAGCATAAGAAATACCCTGTTCAG GTGTTATGCAGCCAAAAGAAAGACATTCCTATATTAGAGGCTCG GTCTATGGACGAAATTTACGATATTTTGGCTGAGCGTCTGGTGCCAACTGCAGCTTCAGGAACAAATACGAGTTTAAC GCATATTGTGGGCTTAGCGGGCCCTCCAGGAGCCGGAAAGACCACCGTTGCTCTAGAGGTTGCTAAGCGTGTAAACAAATTATGGCCTCAAAAAGCATCCGGATTCGATTCTCAAGTTGAACCCCCAGAAATCGCAGTAGTTCTTCCGATGGACGGTTTCCATCTCTACCGTCACCAGCTTGATTCAATGGAG GATCCGAAGGAAGCCTATGCAAGAAGGGGAG CTCCATGGACGTTCAGTCCTGAATTATTCTTGAAATGCTTGAAGACTCTGAGGGAGCAG GGGTcggtatatgccccatcttttgACCATGCTGTAGGAGACCCGATTGAAGATGATATATTTATAAACATCCA GCACAAAGTGGTTATAGTGGAAGGAAATTATTTATTTCTGGATGAAGGTAGTTGGAAAGAAATATCATCAATGCTAGACGAAAAATG GTTTGTTGATGTTGACCTTGACGTAGCAATGGAACGGGTTTTGAAGAGACATGTAGAAACTG GTGTGGGTAGAACTCCAGAAATCGCCAAACAGCGG ATTGAGTACAATGACAGACCAAATGCAGAACTTGttttgaagtccaagaaaaatgcaGATTTGATAATCAAATCCGTTTCTCTTTGA
- the LOC110865293 gene encoding putative uridine kinase C227.14 isoform X2, producing MMLFSSFTHVYMVQLKKVGVSQCYQSSVFMFSNKSRSQRSLNQSVFLKHKKYPVQVLCSQKKDIPILEARSMDEIYDILAERLVPTAASGTNTSLTHIVGLAGPPGAGKTTVALEVAKRVNKLWPQKASGFDSQVEPPEIAVVLPMDGFHLYRHQLDSMEDPKEAYARRGAPWTFSPELFLKCLKTLREQGSVYAPSFDHAVGDPIEDDIFINIQHKVVIVEGNYLFLDEGSWKEISSMLDEKWFVDVDLDVAMERVLKRHVETGVGRTPEIAKQRIEYNDRPNAELVLKSKKNADLIIKSVSL from the exons ATGATGCTGTTTTCATCATTCACACATGTTT ATATGGTGCAGCTCAAGAAAGTTGGTGTCTCTCAATGTTATCAAAGCTCTGTATTTATGTTTTCTAATAAAAGCAGATCTCAGCGGTCACTTAATCAAAGTGTATTCTTGAAGCATAAGAAATACCCTGTTCAG GTGTTATGCAGCCAAAAGAAAGACATTCCTATATTAGAGGCTCG GTCTATGGACGAAATTTACGATATTTTGGCTGAGCGTCTGGTGCCAACTGCAGCTTCAGGAACAAATACGAGTTTAAC GCATATTGTGGGCTTAGCGGGCCCTCCAGGAGCCGGAAAGACCACCGTTGCTCTAGAGGTTGCTAAGCGTGTAAACAAATTATGGCCTCAAAAAGCATCCGGATTCGATTCTCAAGTTGAACCCCCAGAAATCGCAGTAGTTCTTCCGATGGACGGTTTCCATCTCTACCGTCACCAGCTTGATTCAATGGAG GATCCGAAGGAAGCCTATGCAAGAAGGGGAG CTCCATGGACGTTCAGTCCTGAATTATTCTTGAAATGCTTGAAGACTCTGAGGGAGCAG GGGTcggtatatgccccatcttttgACCATGCTGTAGGAGACCCGATTGAAGATGATATATTTATAAACATCCA GCACAAAGTGGTTATAGTGGAAGGAAATTATTTATTTCTGGATGAAGGTAGTTGGAAAGAAATATCATCAATGCTAGACGAAAAATG GTTTGTTGATGTTGACCTTGACGTAGCAATGGAACGGGTTTTGAAGAGACATGTAGAAACTG GTGTGGGTAGAACTCCAGAAATCGCCAAACAGCGG ATTGAGTACAATGACAGACCAAATGCAGAACTTGttttgaagtccaagaaaaatgcaGATTTGATAATCAAATCCGTTTCTCTTTGA
- the LOC110865283 gene encoding photosystem II reaction center W protein, chloroplastic, whose translation MASISASISTSSPSFSLLQKSTTTACGSPVLGLPSMSKMGKVRCSMEGKPTVTSNDGVSKLKMGASSLMAAAMAATMSSPAAMALVDERMSTEGTGLPFGLSNNLLGWILFGVFGLIWTLYFVYVGGLDEDEESGLSL comes from the exons ATGGCATCCATCTCCGCTTCCATTTCTACCTCATCGCCATCATTCTCGTTGCTCCAAAAGTCGACAACCACTGCCTGTGGTTCTCCAGTTCTCG GGTTGCCATCAATGAGCAAGATGGGGAAAGTGAGATGTTCAATGGAAGGTAAGCCCACGGTCACATCGAACGATGGTGTATCGAAGTTAAAGATGGGTGCTTCGTCGTTGATGGCTGCCGCGATGGCTGCAACCATGTCGAGCCCAGCGGCCATGGCTCTAGTGGACGAGCGAATGAGCACCGAAGGGACCGGGCTGCCGTTTGGGCTAAGCAACAACCTTCTTGGGTGGATCCtttttggtgtgtttggtttgaTTTGGACACTTTACTTTGTCTATGTTGGTGGCCTTGATGAGGATGAGGAGTCTGGTTTATCACTTTAA